TGCGATTCAAATGCCGGTAGGTGATGACGTATATGGTCGTTTGTTCAATGTAATCGGTGATGCTATCGATGGTCTTGGTAATTTGCCTAAAGCAGGTGAAGCCGGTCTTCCAATACATAGAGAAGCTCCAAAATTTGAAGATCTTTCTACATCTACAGAAGTTTTGTTCACTGGTATTAAAGTAATCGATTTGATCGAGCCTTATGCAAAAGGTGGTAAAATTGGATTATTTGGTGGTGCCGGAGTAGGTAAAACGGTATTGATCCAAGAATTGATCAACAACATTGCTAAAGGTCATGGTGGTCTTTCAGTATTTGCAGGAGTAGGTGAAAGAACTCGTGAAGGAAATGATTTGCTTCGTGAGATGTTGGAATCTGGTATTATTAAGTACGGTGATGATTTCATGCACTCTATGGAAGATGGCGGATGGGATTTGACGAAAGTTGATAAAGAAGCTATGAAAGGTTCAAAAGCGACATTCGTTTTTGGTCAAATGAACGAGCCACCTGGAGCACGTGCTAGAGTTGCACTTTCAGGGTTGACAATTGCTGAATATTTCCGTGATGGAGCAGGTGATGGTCAAGGGAAAGATGTACTTTTCTTCGTAGATAACATTTTCCGTTTTACGCAAGCAGGTTCAGAGGTGTCGGCGTTATTAGGTCGTATGCCATCTGCGGTAGGTTACCAACCTACGTTGGCTACGGAAATGGGTGCTATGCAAGAGCGTATTACGTCAACTAAAAGAGGTTCTATTACTTCGGTACAAGCGGTTTACGTACCTGCGGATGATTTAACGGATCCAGCACCGGCAACAACTTTTGCTCACTTAGATGCAACAACTGTATTGTCTCGTAAAATTGCCGAGCTTGGTATTTACCCTGCGGTAGATCCTTTAGATTCGACTTCAAGAATTCTTACAGCTGAAATTTTAGGGAAAGAGCATTACGCATGTGCGCAAAGAGTAAAAGAGCTTTTACAGCGTTATAAAGAACTACAGGATATTATCGCCATTTTAGGTATGGAAGAATTATCTGAAGAAGATAAGTCTGCGGTAGGTAGAGCAAGACGTGTACAACGTTTCTTATCTCAACCATTCCACGTAGCAGAGCAGTTTACAGGTATACCGGGTGTTTTAGTTGATATCAAAGAGACTATCAAAGGATTTAATATGATTATGGATGGTGAATTAGATCACTTGCCGGAATCAGCTTTTAACCTTAAAGGTACTATTGAAGAAGCGATTGAGGCTGGTGAAAAAATGTTGACTGAAGCGTAATTAAGTTCAGAGTTTAGAGTTCAGAATTGAAACTCATAGCTCATAACTCATAAGTAAAAAAGATATGTATTTAGAAATTGTATCACCAGAAGCAACCTTATTTGCTGGCGAAGTAACATCAGTTACAGTACCTGGTATAAATGGTGAGTTTCAGATGTTAAAAGATCACGCTCCAATTGTTTCTTTATTACAAGAGGGTAAGGTGAAAGTTGCGGGCAATATAACTCTAGATAAAGAGTATGCGTCTAAGTTCACTAAAGATGCTGCCGGAAATACAGTTTTACAAATTTCTAGCGGTACTATTGAACTTAAGAATAATAAAGTAATTGTACTAGCGGATTAATTAGTACATTTTATTATAAATTAAAAAGGCTACACTTAAAAGTGTAGCCTTTTTTTATTCCTTTTCGTAAGCAAGAATATCGGCAGGTTGGCAGTCTAATGCCTTACAAATAGCATCCAGTGTAGAAAAGCGAATGGCTTTTGCTTTACCTGATTTAAGTATGGATAGGTTAGCTTCGGTAATACCAATCATTTCAGCCAGTTCTTTGCTTTTTAAATTACGGTCTGTTAATACGGTATTTAAGTTAACGACAATGCTCATAATTATATGGTTAGGTCGTTTTCTGTTTTTATATTATATGTCATTTTCAAAATATCACTTTGAATAATAAAATACAATCCAACTATTGTTATGAATACTTGAAGGAGTAAATTATTATCAAATATAATTTCAACTGGTACATTTAAAATTAATTGTTTCACGAATACTAAGGCGTAAGTTAGGTAGTTTAAAAGTGAACTAAATATTAAGGACTTACCTGATTTTTTTAGATTGATTTGAACTGATGGACTGAAACCTATATTTTTTGTCATTATCCCAGCTACGTTCTTTAGGTATTTGACTCCAATTATTAGTAAGATATAGCCAAGAATAGATATGACTAATATTAACCATGAAATTGCATCCCATTCTTGGACGAAATTATTTTCTTGAGCAATAGAATTCAACCCTAAAGGACCAAAAAATAATATTACTAAAAGTCCAAGACAAAGGGTATAAAATAGAATATCTATTAGTACTTTAAACAGTTCAGTGTGTCGCATAATTATATAGTTAGGTCGTTTTCTTGTTTTAGACGATAGCCTTCTTTAATTAATTGGGCTATAATAAGTAGAAAAATAGCTATTACTAAAAGTGATATTCTTCCGCTTAGTGCCGTTCCAAAATTTTTGCCTAAGGTATATGAAGCTGAGACACCATATTCTAAAGTTATTTCAAAGGATTTTTCTATTAACCTTATAAAGAAAATTAATACAGAATAGGCTATAAGTCCGTTACCGACCTTTCTAAATATAGCACTATTTTTTTCTGTAAATATTGTATCCGTTTTAAATTCAGGTATTACTTTTCTAAATTTCAAAAGAAGCCAGAATATATAACCTTGTAATAAAACAGTTGGTAAAGGAATTAGAAGCATTAGCATCCAGCTATTTTCTTCACCAGAATATTGAAGCAAATCAGATTTTGTTAGAACGTATTTTGATAGTTCACCTAAGTTTATAATTATAGATATTAGTACGGAGAAAATTAAAAAATTAATAAGCCATTTGAGTGCAGTAAGAAGACTTTTCATAAAAGATATTATTGTTTAACGATAACAAATATATAAAAATTATCGAAAAACAATAATAAAAATAAAATTTATTGAATTATGATGTCCTCAAAGAAATCAATTCCCAGTCTTGACCCAAAGAATGATAAGTGCAAATTTTCTCAAAACCAACGTTGTAATGTGCACCTAATGACCTGCTGTTTGTAGCATCAACTTCGGTAATTATGGCATCATATTTTGGGTAAGAGGCTTTTTTCATGGCGTTATAGAGTCCACGGAAAACACCCATTTTTCTATGGGTCTTGGCAACACAGATTTGCCCCATGGTAATAAAATTTTGAATGTTTACATTTTCTAATTCGGTAAACATTGGTCTTAGAACTGAAATTTCATCTTTAAAATCATCAGTCATTGAAAGTGCGTAACCTACTACTTTATCACCATCTTTTGCGATAATATGGGGGCAGGCGTTGTTCATTCTAGTTAGCACATCTAAATTGTGACGTACGGTTACAAATCCTTCTTGTTGCATTTCTAGATCGGAAACAGCTGATTTTAAGTTCATCTGTTGTAAAGAAAGAATTTGTATTAATTCTTCTTTGGTTGTGGCGGTGGTATATATTAAGCTCATTTATTCAACTTTTAGCCAAGCTTGGCGGGCTTTTAATACTTTTTTAGAAGGAGCTTTGTCATTTTTCTCCACTAAGTTGATGGCATACTTTGGTTCAGAGGTTAAAATGACCTCAGTTTTTCTTTCCATACCATCTCTTAAAAAAGTTATTGAAAGAGTGTCTTCTGGTTTGAATCCTTCATTGATAAACGTATTAAATTGAATTCCATTAGGGAATGATTCTCCGTTTATTGAAGTAATGATATCGTCTTTATCTAATCCGGCAAGGTAAGCCGGACTCCCAATTTTGGTATTGCTTCCAATTTTACCGTTTAAATCATCTGTTATAGATACAGCGGCACCAAAATAGGCTATTTCTGCATTTTGAGACATACTTATGCCAACTGTTTTAAATAGTTCGTTATACTGCGGCATTTCGCTTTTATAAACAAAACTATTAAAGAAGTTATTGCCGAATGTTTTACCAGCGTACGTGTTCAATAGTTCGTTCAAATTTTCAATGGTATAAGGTTTTTCGGTTTTACCGTAGGTTGACCAAACCAGCTTCATAAAATCATCTAAATTAAGACCTTCATTACGTAGTTGTAAATCTAAAGCTAACCCAAGAACACTGCCGTAAGAGTAATATGAAATAAAGGTATTTTCTCTATTAACGGGGTCTACGGAAGTTGCCGCATCTACAAAAGGAGCTTGGTAACTCATTTCTATAGGGTTAAAGAATTGTCTTGCAGGTGAATTCCACACATAGTTAAAAGTGCCTGTTAATCCTTCTACATATTTTTCAGGTGTAATTAAGCCTGCCCTGCATAAAATAAGGTTGGTATAATAACTTGTAAAGCCCTCTGCAAACCATAATTCACCACTCATGTTTGCTTCTTCAAAATTAAACGGTTCCAAAGATTTTGGTCTAATACGTTCCACATTCCAGCTATGAAAAAACTCATGTGAAACGGTCCCTATATTTCTATCCATACCACCATTTGATAATGTTCTGGTGCTGGTCAAAATTGTAGAATTTCTATGCTCCATGCCATCACCGGAAGCATTTGGTACATAGCAAGCAATAAAAGTATAAGAACCATAATCAAATGCGGGTAGCTCTCCGAATATTTCTTTTTCGGCAAGAACCACTTTTTTTACTTTCTCAAAATATGTGGATGCTTCTTCTTCGGTACATGGATCATGTAACGCTAATTTTATGGTTTGCCCGTCTATATTGAATTCCCTTAGTTTGTGATTGCTTAATTCGGTTGGGCTATCCATAAAATATTGCAGATTTGGAGCGCTATAGGTTTTGTTTTTTATTAAAGGTAATTGTGTAGCTATCTTCCAATTTAAATCATCTCTGGTTTTGAAATCTACAGTGATTTTTCTTGTGCTTAGGGATGGTGCGTACATAAAGGTTGCCGGTATATTCAAATGGGCGTGTGTCTCATCAATTTGAGAATACGTTCCGTCCGCTCTATTGGCATAAAGTGTATAGGTGATTTTTACAGTGCCATCATGTTTAGGAACAAGCCATTCATATGGGTTGTTTTTTGAAATGGGTAGTGCATCTCCCTTACTGTCAAATGCCTTTAAGTTATATACGTTTTTAGCGAATTCATGAAGTGCATACCTACCTGGTGATGTACGGCTCATCCTAAGTGATAAAGTGTCTTCAACTATTTCGTTGAAGGTTGCTGAAATATCGGCTTCGTGATGTACCGCATTATCAAATGATATTACATAGGTACTAGATTGTGCGGTAATACTTGAAATATGTAATCCTAAAAAAAGTAAAAGGGTGAGATAGCGCATATCTTAGATTTTTAGCTAAGATAATGAAGCTGGTAAATGAATGTTGGAAAAATGGATTCTAAAATGAAAATATGGGGTGATAAGTAGGTGGGACTTATACAATTCCGTTTTTTTCGAATTTTTCTATAATGTTACCTTTAATACCTTTTAAATGAAATTCTGTAATTGGTTTGGTTACAAAATCCGATACCAATGACTTTTTCTTTAAACGTTCAATATCATCTCTATATGCAGAAGAAGTAAGCACAAATACCATACAATTATCT
The sequence above is a segment of the Maribacter dokdonensis DSW-8 genome. Coding sequences within it:
- the atpD gene encoding F0F1 ATP synthase subunit beta, encoding MSKVTGKVSQIIGPVVDVEFQSGADLPKIYDSLEIVNKDKSKLVLEVQSHVGENTVRTISMDSTDGLSRGVEVVATGSAIQMPVGDDVYGRLFNVIGDAIDGLGNLPKAGEAGLPIHREAPKFEDLSTSTEVLFTGIKVIDLIEPYAKGGKIGLFGGAGVGKTVLIQELINNIAKGHGGLSVFAGVGERTREGNDLLREMLESGIIKYGDDFMHSMEDGGWDLTKVDKEAMKGSKATFVFGQMNEPPGARARVALSGLTIAEYFRDGAGDGQGKDVLFFVDNIFRFTQAGSEVSALLGRMPSAVGYQPTLATEMGAMQERITSTKRGSITSVQAVYVPADDLTDPAPATTFAHLDATTVLSRKIAELGIYPAVDPLDSTSRILTAEILGKEHYACAQRVKELLQRYKELQDIIAILGMEELSEEDKSAVGRARRVQRFLSQPFHVAEQFTGIPGVLVDIKETIKGFNMIMDGELDHLPESAFNLKGTIEEAIEAGEKMLTEA
- a CDS encoding GNAT family N-acetyltransferase, which produces MSLIYTTATTKEELIQILSLQQMNLKSAVSDLEMQQEGFVTVRHNLDVLTRMNNACPHIIAKDGDKVVGYALSMTDDFKDEISVLRPMFTELENVNIQNFITMGQICVAKTHRKMGVFRGLYNAMKKASYPKYDAIITEVDATNSRSLGAHYNVGFEKICTYHSLGQDWELISLRTS
- a CDS encoding M61 family metallopeptidase, whose protein sequence is MRYLTLLLFLGLHISSITAQSSTYVISFDNAVHHEADISATFNEIVEDTLSLRMSRTSPGRYALHEFAKNVYNLKAFDSKGDALPISKNNPYEWLVPKHDGTVKITYTLYANRADGTYSQIDETHAHLNIPATFMYAPSLSTRKITVDFKTRDDLNWKIATQLPLIKNKTYSAPNLQYFMDSPTELSNHKLREFNIDGQTIKLALHDPCTEEEASTYFEKVKKVVLAEKEIFGELPAFDYGSYTFIACYVPNASGDGMEHRNSTILTSTRTLSNGGMDRNIGTVSHEFFHSWNVERIRPKSLEPFNFEEANMSGELWFAEGFTSYYTNLILCRAGLITPEKYVEGLTGTFNYVWNSPARQFFNPIEMSYQAPFVDAATSVDPVNRENTFISYYSYGSVLGLALDLQLRNEGLNLDDFMKLVWSTYGKTEKPYTIENLNELLNTYAGKTFGNNFFNSFVYKSEMPQYNELFKTVGISMSQNAEIAYFGAAVSITDDLNGKIGSNTKIGSPAYLAGLDKDDIITSINGESFPNGIQFNTFINEGFKPEDTLSITFLRDGMERKTEVILTSEPKYAINLVEKNDKAPSKKVLKARQAWLKVE
- a CDS encoding helix-turn-helix domain-containing protein: MSIVVNLNTVLTDRNLKSKELAEMIGITEANLSILKSGKAKAIRFSTLDAICKALDCQPADILAYEKE
- a CDS encoding F0F1 ATP synthase subunit epsilon, which encodes MYLEIVSPEATLFAGEVTSVTVPGINGEFQMLKDHAPIVSLLQEGKVKVAGNITLDKEYASKFTKDAAGNTVLQISSGTIELKNNKVIVLAD
- a CDS encoding DUF2975 domain-containing protein yields the protein MRHTELFKVLIDILFYTLCLGLLVILFFGPLGLNSIAQENNFVQEWDAISWLILVISILGYILLIIGVKYLKNVAGIMTKNIGFSPSVQINLKKSGKSLIFSSLLNYLTYALVFVKQLILNVPVEIIFDNNLLLQVFITIVGLYFIIQSDILKMTYNIKTENDLTI
- a CDS encoding DUF2975 domain-containing protein, translated to MKSLLTALKWLINFLIFSVLISIIINLGELSKYVLTKSDLLQYSGEENSWMLMLLIPLPTVLLQGYIFWLLLKFRKVIPEFKTDTIFTEKNSAIFRKVGNGLIAYSVLIFFIRLIEKSFEITLEYGVSASYTLGKNFGTALSGRISLLVIAIFLLIIAQLIKEGYRLKQENDLTI